The following are encoded together in the Pectobacterium punjabense genome:
- the nuoI gene encoding NADH-quinone oxidoreductase subunit NuoI, whose protein sequence is MTLKELVVGFGTQIRSICMVGSNAFKKRETRMYPEEPVNPPPRYRGRIVLTRDPDGEERCVACNLCAVACPVGCISLQKAETKDGRWYPEFFRVNFSRCIFCGFCEEACPTTAIQLTPDFEMGDYKRQDLVYEKEDLLISGPGKYPEYNFYRMAGMAIDGKDKGEAENEAKPIDVKGLLP, encoded by the coding sequence ATGACATTGAAAGAGTTAGTGGTTGGTTTCGGCACCCAGATACGCAGTATCTGTATGGTGGGATCGAATGCTTTCAAGAAGCGCGAAACCAGGATGTACCCAGAAGAGCCTGTGAATCCACCGCCGCGCTACCGTGGTCGTATCGTGCTGACCCGCGATCCCGATGGTGAAGAGCGTTGCGTTGCCTGCAACCTGTGCGCAGTGGCCTGTCCGGTTGGCTGTATCTCATTGCAGAAAGCAGAAACCAAAGATGGTCGCTGGTATCCAGAGTTCTTCCGCGTCAACTTCTCGCGCTGCATTTTCTGTGGCTTCTGTGAAGAAGCTTGCCCGACAACCGCTATCCAGCTGACGCCGGATTTCGAGATGGGTGATTACAAACGTCAGGATCTGGTGTACGAGAAAGAAGATCTGCTGATATCGGGGCCGGGTAAATATCCGGAATACAATTTCTACCGGATGGCTGGTATGGCAATCGATGGGAAAGACAAAGGCGAAGCTGAAAACGAAGCCAAACCTATTGATGTCAAAGGCCTGTTGCCCTAA
- the nuoG gene encoding NADH-quinone oxidoreductase subunit NuoG yields MATIHVDGKEYEVNGADNLLEACLTLGLDIPYFCWHPALGSVGSCRLCAVKQYQNAEDTRGRLVMSCMTPATDGAFIAIEDEEAKLFRKTIVEFLMTNHPHDCPVCEEGGNCHLQDMTVMTGQNFRRYRFTKRTHRNQDLGPFISHEMNRCIACYRCVRYYKDYADGKDLGVYGAHDNVYFGRPEDGTLESEFSGNLVEVCPTGVFTDKTHSERYNRKWDMQFAPSVCQQCSVGCNTSPGERYGELRRIENRFNGSVNHYFLCDRGRFGYGYVNQKDRPNQPLQRRGNDWIALNADQALQGAADVLRQAKKTIGIGSPRASIESNFALRELVGAENFYTGIAQEEQNRLQLILKVLRESGVRTPALREIEGYDAVLILGEDLTQTGARIALAVRQAVKGKAREMAAAQKVADWQIAAIMNIGQHAKHPLFVTNVDNTRLDDIAAWNYRAPVADQARLGFAIAHGLDSSAPAVADLAAGLDQKVDIIVQALAGAKKPLIISGTNAGSEEVISAAANVAKALKNRGSDVGITFVAPAANSIGLSIMGGGSLDDALVQLENGEADSVVVLENDLYRHAPVARVDAALEKAENLIVVDHQRTRIMDKASIILSAASFAESDGTLVNQEGRAQRFFQVYDPTYYNDKVVMLESWRWLHSLYITYNSRQVDWTQLDNVIDACVTALPQLAAIKDAAPDASFRIRGQKLSRSPIRSSGRTAMRANISVHEPRQPVDKDTMFAFSMEGNNSPTANRQQIPFAWAPGWNSPQAWNKFQDEVGGHLRHGDPGVRMIEAGEGSLAYFDNIPAAFVPQAGQWRVAPYYHLFGSDEMSQRSDVIQQRMPEPYVMVNPADAATLGVNSGALLELTCAGQTLRLPLRLSAALSQGQVGLPLGLPGIAPVLAGATVENLREAAQ; encoded by the coding sequence ATGGCTACTATTCATGTAGACGGCAAAGAGTATGAAGTAAACGGAGCAGACAACCTTCTGGAAGCTTGCCTGACTCTGGGACTTGATATTCCTTACTTTTGCTGGCACCCCGCGCTCGGGAGCGTCGGATCTTGCCGCCTCTGTGCGGTAAAACAGTATCAAAACGCGGAAGATACTCGCGGTCGTCTGGTGATGTCCTGTATGACACCAGCAACCGATGGCGCGTTCATCGCGATCGAAGATGAAGAGGCGAAGCTATTCCGTAAGACGATAGTTGAGTTTCTGATGACCAACCACCCGCACGATTGCCCGGTGTGTGAGGAAGGCGGTAACTGTCATTTGCAGGATATGACGGTGATGACGGGGCAGAACTTCCGTCGCTATCGCTTCACCAAGCGTACCCATCGTAATCAGGATCTCGGGCCGTTTATTTCTCATGAGATGAACCGCTGTATTGCTTGCTATCGCTGCGTTCGTTACTACAAGGATTATGCGGATGGTAAAGATCTCGGTGTTTATGGCGCACACGACAACGTCTATTTCGGTCGCCCGGAAGATGGCACGCTGGAAAGTGAGTTCTCCGGTAACCTGGTTGAAGTGTGCCCTACTGGCGTATTCACCGACAAAACGCATTCCGAGCGCTACAACCGTAAATGGGATATGCAGTTTGCACCGAGCGTTTGCCAACAGTGCAGCGTCGGCTGTAATACCAGCCCCGGTGAACGCTATGGCGAACTGCGTCGTATCGAAAACCGTTTCAACGGTAGCGTAAACCACTATTTCCTGTGTGACCGTGGTCGCTTTGGTTACGGTTATGTCAACCAGAAAGACCGCCCTAACCAGCCGCTGCAACGTCGTGGTAATGACTGGATCGCACTGAATGCCGATCAGGCACTGCAAGGTGCGGCGGATGTGCTGCGTCAGGCGAAGAAAACGATCGGTATCGGTTCGCCGCGTGCCAGCATTGAAAGTAACTTCGCATTACGTGAGCTGGTAGGAGCAGAGAACTTCTACACCGGTATCGCGCAGGAAGAACAAAATCGTCTGCAATTGATTCTGAAAGTGCTACGCGAAAGCGGTGTGAGAACACCGGCGCTGCGTGAGATCGAGGGCTACGACGCAGTTCTGATTCTAGGCGAGGATTTGACGCAGACGGGTGCGCGTATCGCATTGGCCGTTCGTCAAGCCGTTAAAGGCAAAGCCCGCGAAATGGCGGCCGCACAGAAAGTGGCTGACTGGCAGATTGCGGCGATCATGAACATTGGTCAGCATGCCAAGCACCCGCTGTTTGTCACCAACGTAGATAACACCCGCCTGGACGACATTGCGGCATGGAACTATCGTGCACCGGTTGCCGATCAGGCGCGCCTTGGTTTTGCCATTGCGCACGGGCTGGATAGCAGCGCGCCGGCAGTCGCCGATCTGGCTGCGGGGCTTGACCAAAAAGTCGATATCATCGTACAGGCGCTGGCCGGTGCGAAAAAGCCGCTCATCATCTCTGGCACCAATGCTGGCAGCGAAGAGGTGATCTCCGCAGCGGCAAACGTTGCTAAAGCGCTGAAAAATCGTGGCTCTGACGTCGGTATTACCTTTGTTGCACCTGCTGCAAACAGCATCGGGTTGTCAATTATGGGCGGCGGTTCGCTGGACGATGCGCTGGTGCAGTTGGAGAACGGCGAAGCCGACAGCGTGGTGGTTCTGGAGAACGATCTCTATCGCCATGCACCGGTCGCTCGCGTTGATGCTGCACTGGAAAAAGCTGAAAACCTGATTGTGGTCGATCATCAACGTACTCGCATCATGGACAAGGCCAGTATCATCCTGTCTGCTGCCAGCTTCGCTGAAAGCGACGGTACGCTGGTGAATCAGGAAGGCCGCGCTCAGCGTTTCTTCCAGGTTTACGACCCAACGTACTACAACGACAAAGTCGTGATGTTGGAAAGCTGGCGCTGGCTGCATTCGCTGTATATCACCTATAACAGCCGTCAGGTTGACTGGACGCAACTGGATAACGTGATTGACGCGTGTGTTACGGCATTGCCGCAGTTGGCGGCGATTAAAGATGCTGCGCCGGACGCCTCGTTCCGTATTCGTGGGCAGAAACTGTCGCGTTCGCCGATTCGCTCCAGCGGCCGTACTGCAATGCGTGCCAATATCAGCGTGCATGAACCGCGTCAGCCTGTCGACAAAGACACGATGTTTGCCTTCTCAATGGAAGGGAACAACAGCCCAACAGCTAACCGTCAGCAGATTCCGTTTGCCTGGGCACCAGGTTGGAACTCACCGCAAGCCTGGAACAAATTCCAGGACGAAGTGGGCGGACATTTGCGTCATGGCGATCCTGGCGTTCGTATGATCGAAGCCGGAGAAGGTTCGCTGGCGTACTTCGACAACATCCCAGCGGCTTTCGTCCCACAAGCGGGTCAGTGGCGCGTTGCGCCGTATTATCACCTGTTCGGTAGTGACGAAATGTCACAGCGTTCTGACGTGATTCAGCAGCGTATGCCAGAGCCTTACGTGATGGTGAATCCGGCTGATGCGGCGACACTGGGTGTAAACTCGGGGGCGTTGCTGGAATTGACTTGTGCAGGACAAACGCTACGTCTGCCACTGCGCTTAAGTGCGGCATTGAGTCAGGGACAGGTTGGTTTACCGCTGGGCTTGCCGGGTATTGCACCGGTGCTGGCGGGTGCAACCGTTGAAAATCTGCGGGAGGCCGCACAATGA
- the nuoH gene encoding NADH-quinone oxidoreductase subunit NuoH, which translates to MSWLTPELIEILITVGKAIVILLVVVTCGAFMSMGERRLLGLFQGRYGPNRVGWGGSLQLVADMIKMFFKEDWVPNFTDKVIFTLAPMIAFTSMLIAFAIVPITPTWGVADLNIGILFFLMMAGLAVYAVLFAGWASNNKYSLLGAVRASAQTVSYEVFIGLSLMGVVAQAGSFNMRDIVDSQEHLWNVIPQFFGFITFAIAGVAVCHRHPFDQPEAEQELADGYHIEYSGMKFGLFFVGEYIGIVTVSALMVTLFFGGWHGPFLPPFVWFALKTGFFMMMFILIRASLPRPRYDQVMSFGWKVCLPITLLNLLATAAVILYNA; encoded by the coding sequence ATGAGTTGGTTAACGCCGGAATTAATCGAAATTCTGATCACCGTCGGAAAAGCGATAGTGATTCTGCTGGTTGTCGTGACCTGTGGCGCGTTCATGAGTATGGGTGAGCGTCGACTGCTCGGCCTCTTCCAGGGACGTTATGGACCGAACCGGGTAGGTTGGGGCGGTTCATTGCAGCTTGTTGCTGACATGATCAAAATGTTCTTCAAAGAAGACTGGGTGCCGAATTTCACCGATAAGGTGATCTTCACGCTGGCACCGATGATCGCGTTTACGTCAATGCTGATTGCCTTTGCGATTGTGCCGATCACGCCAACCTGGGGTGTCGCCGATCTGAACATTGGTATCCTGTTCTTCCTGATGATGGCAGGGCTGGCTGTTTATGCGGTGCTGTTTGCCGGTTGGGCGAGTAACAACAAATACTCGCTACTCGGTGCGGTACGTGCTTCCGCTCAGACTGTGAGCTACGAAGTGTTTATCGGTCTGTCACTGATGGGTGTTGTCGCGCAGGCGGGTTCGTTCAACATGCGTGATATCGTCGATTCTCAGGAACATCTGTGGAACGTAATTCCTCAGTTCTTCGGCTTTATTACGTTTGCCATCGCGGGCGTGGCGGTGTGTCACCGCCACCCGTTTGACCAACCTGAAGCTGAACAAGAACTGGCAGATGGTTACCACATTGAATACTCCGGTATGAAATTCGGTCTGTTCTTCGTGGGCGAATATATCGGGATCGTGACCGTTTCCGCGCTGATGGTGACCTTATTCTTCGGTGGCTGGCATGGTCCGTTCTTGCCTCCGTTTGTCTGGTTTGCGCTGAAAACAGGCTTTTTCATGATGATGTTCATCCTGATCCGTGCTTCGTTACCCCGTCCACGTTATGACCAGGTGATGTCTTTCGGTTGGAAAGTCTGTCTGCCGATAACGCTTTTGAATCTGCTGGCGACAGCGGCCGTCATTTTGTACAACGCTTAA